A window of the Candidatus Kryptoniota bacterium genome harbors these coding sequences:
- a CDS encoding menaquinone biosynthesis protein, translating to MSISNNPTSGKKKLGAVSFLNTKPLIYGLEKNLFPHNFDIRKDIPSALAVLLGAGQLDVALIPSIAYAKHSPILRVVPECGIIAHDKVNSIRLYFNKDLANIRKVALDISSMTSVVLTKVILAEKYEIKPEFVVAQPDVSRMLASADAALVIGDSALFKTGSAGPNYLDLAEEWVDMTGLPFVFAVWAGKPDALNVDDVHAIIYSKNLGIDNIETVCKEAAAEYGTSLNVILEYLTNNVQFNLGEAEIAGMRHFFELAYYHGALEYLPSLNFYPLETTAESASSS from the coding sequence AGCATATCGAATAATCCCACCTCCGGAAAGAAAAAACTTGGCGCGGTCAGTTTCCTTAATACCAAGCCGTTGATTTACGGACTGGAGAAGAATCTCTTCCCGCACAATTTTGACATAAGGAAGGACATACCTTCTGCGCTGGCAGTCCTGCTTGGCGCCGGCCAGCTCGATGTCGCATTGATTCCAAGCATCGCATACGCAAAACACAGTCCGATACTTCGCGTTGTTCCGGAATGCGGGATAATTGCTCATGACAAAGTGAACAGTATAAGACTCTACTTCAACAAAGACCTGGCCAACATCAGAAAAGTGGCGCTCGACATCAGCTCAATGACCTCGGTCGTTCTTACGAAGGTGATTCTCGCGGAAAAGTACGAGATAAAGCCGGAGTTTGTCGTCGCGCAGCCTGACGTAAGCAGGATGCTTGCGTCGGCCGATGCTGCGCTCGTGATTGGAGACTCGGCTCTTTTCAAAACCGGTTCCGCCGGTCCTAATTATCTTGATCTCGCCGAAGAGTGGGTTGACATGACTGGACTCCCATTCGTATTTGCAGTTTGGGCGGGGAAGCCGGACGCGCTGAATGTTGACGACGTTCACGCGATAATCTATTCGAAGAACCTCGGCATCGATAATATTGAAACTGTGTGCAAAGAGGCCGCAGCCGAGTACGGCACAAGTCTGAATGTCATACTCGAGTATCTAACGAACAACGTTCAGTTCAATCTCGGTGAGGCCGAGATCGCAGGTATGCGGCACTTCTTCGAACTGGCGTACTATCACGGCGCGCTTGAATATCTGCCCTCTCTCAATTTCTATCCTCTTGAAACGACTGCGGAGTCCGCTTCTTCAAGCTGA